In Deltaproteobacteria bacterium, a genomic segment contains:
- a CDS encoding ABC transporter ATP-binding protein, translating into MQDEIIIDIKDVYKSFGPKEVHSGLTLSIRKGENITVLGGSGSGKSVLLKEITGLLKPDSGDVIVEGENIVPLDENDLVGVRKKMGMLFQGAALFDSLTVEENIAYPLRENTDFPEGEIREVVAKNLELVGLPGIEDKMPSDLSGGMKKRVGLARAMAMNPKILLYDEPTTGLDPPNISRINQLIRDMQAQFGITGVIITHDVQSAFEISDRVAFLYHGKIIFTGTVDEAESTDIEILSDFIHGRMEGADA; encoded by the coding sequence ATGCAAGATGAGATAATTATAGATATTAAGGACGTATATAAATCCTTCGGTCCGAAGGAGGTTCACTCCGGGCTCACTCTATCTATTCGAAAGGGAGAGAATATTACGGTCCTGGGGGGAAGCGGGTCCGGGAAAAGCGTCCTGCTCAAGGAGATAACCGGTCTTCTGAAGCCGGATTCCGGCGACGTTATCGTCGAAGGCGAGAATATAGTGCCGCTTGACGAAAATGATCTTGTGGGCGTGAGGAAAAAAATGGGGATGCTGTTTCAGGGCGCGGCGCTATTCGATTCACTTACCGTGGAGGAAAACATAGCTTACCCACTCAGGGAAAATACCGACTTCCCTGAGGGTGAGATAAGAGAAGTCGTCGCTAAAAACCTCGAACTCGTGGGGCTTCCCGGAATTGAAGATAAAATGCCGTCCGATCTCAGCGGAGGTATGAAAAAAAGGGTCGGGCTTGCGAGAGCAATGGCCATGAATCCAAAAATACTGCTTTATGACGAACCGACCACAGGGCTCGATCCCCCGAATATCAGCAGAATAAACCAGCTTATCAGGGATATGCAGGCTCAGTTCGGAATAACCGGCGTGATCATTACGCACGACGTCCAGAGCGCTTTCGAAATATCCGACAGAGTGGCGTTTCTCTATCACGGGAAGATTATATTCACGGGAACCGTAGATGAAGCGGAGAGCACGGATATAGAGATTTTAAGCGACTTCATTCACGGAAGAATGGAGGGGGCGGATGCCTAG
- a CDS encoding methyltransferase domain-containing protein, giving the protein MRRTDMGAETELEYNLKFLTQFIIHPTKTGAILPSNNKLCGLITDIADLQNISTVVELGSGTGVITEKILQKKAEETTFFALEINPAFVESTKTRCPEAVVYQSSAENIMKHLELHGESGCDRIISSLPWSTFNREMQKTLLDSIYDVLKPGGIFLTYAYVLGIVAPSAWKFRKKIYAKFDHVTTSRTVWSNIPPAFIYICKKASE; this is encoded by the coding sequence ATGAGAAGAACAGATATGGGTGCTGAAACGGAGCTGGAATATAACCTGAAATTCTTAACTCAGTTCATAATTCATCCTACAAAAACAGGCGCCATTCTCCCTTCGAACAATAAACTATGCGGCCTTATTACTGACATAGCCGACCTTCAGAATATTTCTACCGTTGTCGAACTAGGCTCCGGAACAGGCGTCATAACGGAGAAAATTCTTCAGAAGAAAGCGGAAGAAACCACCTTCTTCGCCCTTGAAATCAATCCCGCGTTCGTAGAGTCCACCAAAACAAGGTGCCCCGAAGCGGTTGTATATCAATCCTCTGCGGAAAACATAATGAAGCACCTTGAGCTTCACGGAGAGAGCGGATGCGACAGAATAATCAGCAGCCTCCCCTGGTCGACCTTTAACAGGGAAATGCAGAAGACATTACTAGATTCGATTTACGATGTTTTAAAACCCGGAGGAATATTCCTTACATATGCTTATGTGCTGGGAATAGTCGCGCCCTCGGCGTGGAAATTCAGAAAAAAGATCTACGCTAAATTCGACCATGTCACCACGAGCAGAACCGTATGGAGCAATATACCGCCCGCTTTTATATATATATGCAAAAAGGCTTCTGAATAG